A genomic window from Cryobacterium sp. SO2 includes:
- a CDS encoding DUF3710 domain-containing protein, producing MNPDTRSSTDTTADTTADTKADIRAARKAEKAEKKARKNAVAPVEADDVTGTDLAESSPAETDGATEDPNAKSAPEDREVDGPLDESEANPVRPYVDLGGVKILPREGLHLRLEIEEGSKRVVAIGLDYAGSTLQVQPFAAPRSSGLWHEIRTQIADQIAKQGGSTTPREGPFGPELVAEIPVAAGQGPTGTTRLARFIGVDGPRWFLRGVIAGEGAIDPEAAAQIEDLFRSIVVVRGASPMPPRDLIPLRMPATPAGNPEPTGA from the coding sequence GTGAACCCAGACACGCGCTCGAGCACCGACACCACGGCCGACACCACGGCCGACACCAAGGCCGACATCAGGGCCGCCCGGAAGGCCGAGAAGGCCGAGAAGAAGGCGCGCAAGAACGCCGTCGCGCCCGTCGAGGCCGACGACGTCACCGGGACAGACCTCGCCGAGTCGTCACCGGCCGAGACCGATGGGGCCACCGAAGACCCGAACGCCAAGTCCGCACCGGAGGATCGTGAGGTCGACGGCCCCCTCGACGAATCGGAGGCGAACCCGGTTCGCCCTTACGTCGATCTCGGCGGCGTGAAGATCCTCCCTCGGGAAGGCCTGCACCTGCGCCTGGAGATCGAAGAAGGCAGCAAGCGCGTCGTCGCCATCGGCCTGGACTACGCCGGGTCGACGCTGCAGGTGCAGCCCTTCGCTGCCCCGCGCTCCAGCGGCCTGTGGCACGAGATCCGCACCCAGATCGCCGACCAGATCGCCAAGCAGGGCGGCTCCACGACACCGCGCGAAGGACCGTTCGGCCCCGAGCTCGTCGCGGAGATCCCCGTTGCGGCCGGACAGGGCCCCACCGGCACCACTCGGCTGGCGCGCTTCATCGGCGTGGATGGGCCGCGCTGGTTCCTGCGCGGCGTCATCGCGGGCGAAGGGGCCATCGACCCCGAGGCCGCCGCCCAGATCGAAGACCTGTTCCGCAGCATCGTCGTGGTGCGCGGCGCCTCGCCGATGCCGCCCCGCGACCTCATTCCGCTGCGGATGCCGGCCACCCCCGCCGGAAACCCCGAGCCGACCGGCGCCTGA
- the dut gene encoding dUTP diphosphatase, translating to MSESVEVLITASVLPTYAHAGDAGADLHAAEALILAPGERALIGTGVSIALPDGYAAFVVPRSGLAAKHGVTVVNSPGTVDAGYRGEIKVCLLNTDGTTPFTVAVGDRIAQLIVSPVVRALFVPVERLPGSQRGDGGFGSTGVAPRVAAADGTPHTETASHQADAHQSGENL from the coding sequence GTGTCTGAAAGCGTCGAAGTCCTGATTACAGCGTCCGTTCTCCCGACATACGCCCACGCGGGCGACGCCGGTGCCGACCTTCACGCCGCGGAAGCGCTGATCCTGGCCCCCGGAGAGCGGGCCCTCATCGGCACCGGAGTGTCGATCGCTCTGCCCGACGGCTACGCCGCGTTCGTGGTCCCGCGCAGCGGGCTCGCGGCCAAGCACGGCGTCACCGTCGTGAATTCGCCGGGCACCGTCGACGCCGGCTACCGGGGCGAGATCAAGGTCTGCCTGCTCAACACCGACGGCACGACGCCGTTCACCGTCGCGGTGGGAGACCGGATCGCCCAGCTGATCGTGTCGCCCGTTGTACGCGCCCTGTTCGTCCCCGTCGAGCGCCTGCCCGGCAGCCAGCGCGGCGACGGCGGCTTCGGTTCGACGGGCGTCGCTCCGCGCGTCGCGGCAGCAGACGGCACCCCACACACCGAAACGGCTTCGCACCAGGCGGATGCCCACCAGAGCGGAGAAAACCTGTGA
- a CDS encoding DUF3093 domain-containing protein has product MPEYREKLWPSPWLFLIIGLVIPASLLVFLPISLLVGVLTAVGLYLGSALLLVLASPTVQISGGVLTAGPASIETRLLGEAIAIDGDAATLERGQKLDARAWLLIRGWIAPVVRIPLEDPTDPSPYWLVSSRRPQKMAAAINGSRRPASSN; this is encoded by the coding sequence ATGCCCGAATATCGCGAAAAACTCTGGCCATCCCCATGGCTCTTCCTCATCATCGGCCTCGTCATCCCCGCGAGCCTGCTGGTCTTCCTGCCGATCTCACTGCTTGTGGGCGTGCTGACGGCGGTGGGGCTCTACCTGGGCAGCGCGCTGCTTCTGGTGCTCGCGTCGCCGACAGTGCAGATCTCCGGCGGGGTCCTCACCGCCGGACCAGCCAGCATCGAGACCAGGCTGCTCGGCGAGGCGATCGCGATCGACGGCGACGCCGCAACGCTCGAACGCGGCCAGAAGCTCGATGCCCGGGCTTGGTTGCTGATTCGCGGCTGGATCGCCCCCGTGGTGCGGATCCCGCTGGAGGACCCCACCGATCCGTCGCCGTACTGGCTCGTCTCCAGCCGCCGGCCACAGAAAATGGCCGCCGCGATCAATGGATCGCGACGGCCAGCATCAAGTAACTAA
- a CDS encoding DUF4193 domain-containing protein codes for MATDYDAPRKTEDDSESIEALKERVPDKMSGVVDVDDSDNPGGFDLPGADLSDLDLDVVVLPPQADEFTCVECFLVKHRSQMSHETKLGPVCLECDA; via the coding sequence ATGGCAACCGATTACGACGCACCGCGAAAGACCGAAGACGACTCAGAGTCGATCGAGGCCCTCAAGGAGCGTGTACCCGACAAGATGTCAGGTGTCGTTGATGTTGACGACTCCGACAACCCCGGTGGTTTCGACCTCCCGGGCGCCGATCTGTCCGACCTCGACCTCGACGTCGTCGTCCTGCCCCCGCAGGCCGACGAGTTCACCTGCGTGGAGTGCTTCCTCGTGAAGCACCGTTCGCAGATGTCGCACGAGACCAAGCTCGGCCCGGTCTGCCTGGAGTGCGACGCCTAG
- the sepH gene encoding septation protein SepH: MQDLKVIGVENGALLAASEEGDRFRIPIDAVLQSRLRQTQTDASVRPKLSPREVQAHIRAGMSAEDVAAVTGASLDFVRRFEGPVVAEREYIVSSALSVPVHTAIDPEPVDEPANFGSVIRERLASLGASNERWASWKEPGAGWIVKLAFTADDIDHDARWGFEPKKNSLSPIGSEAIALSQQGELKGALIPRLRAVGAETSLADVSRFDSGAFTFKESLADDILNDTAPLHDPVPYARPAGTTEAVSKAAIKRADEPPQSLSETADLLESLRRRRGEREAAAGDTAGAHVTDARRAERTVGERTVAERTAAEPGIRLVDESAPDAEATPATPEAPRNAWATQAATGQPRTGNTGRRGRASMPSWDEIVFGARTDDDLA, translated from the coding sequence ATGCAGGATTTGAAAGTTATCGGAGTCGAGAACGGCGCGCTGCTCGCAGCGTCAGAGGAGGGTGATCGTTTTCGGATCCCCATCGATGCGGTTCTCCAGTCCCGGCTTCGCCAAACCCAAACGGATGCGTCCGTTCGGCCCAAGTTGTCGCCCCGGGAGGTGCAGGCGCATATCCGCGCCGGCATGTCTGCGGAGGACGTGGCGGCCGTCACCGGCGCTTCGCTCGACTTCGTGCGCAGGTTCGAGGGACCGGTGGTCGCCGAACGCGAATACATCGTGTCCTCGGCGCTGAGCGTGCCCGTGCACACCGCGATCGACCCTGAGCCCGTTGACGAGCCCGCCAACTTCGGCAGCGTCATCCGCGAACGCCTCGCCTCACTCGGCGCGTCCAACGAACGCTGGGCCAGCTGGAAGGAACCCGGCGCCGGCTGGATCGTGAAGCTCGCCTTCACGGCCGACGACATCGACCACGACGCGCGCTGGGGCTTCGAGCCCAAGAAGAACTCGCTCTCCCCCATCGGCAGCGAGGCCATTGCCCTGTCGCAGCAGGGTGAACTCAAGGGTGCGCTCATTCCGCGACTGCGGGCCGTCGGGGCCGAAACCAGCCTCGCCGACGTGAGCCGGTTCGACAGCGGTGCGTTCACATTCAAGGAATCCCTCGCCGACGACATCCTCAACGACACCGCTCCCCTGCACGACCCGGTGCCGTACGCCAGGCCCGCCGGAACCACGGAGGCCGTATCCAAGGCGGCCATCAAGCGTGCGGACGAACCGCCGCAGAGCCTGAGCGAGACCGCTGACCTTCTGGAATCGCTCCGCCGCCGCCGCGGCGAGCGGGAAGCTGCAGCCGGGGACACCGCGGGCGCCCATGTGACGGATGCCCGCCGCGCCGAGCGGACAGTGGGCGAGCGGACAGTCGCCGAGCGGACAGCCGCCGAACCGGGCATCCGTCTGGTCGACGAGTCTGCACCTGACGCCGAAGCGACTCCCGCCACCCCGGAGGCGCCGCGCAACGCGTGGGCCACCCAGGCAGCGACCGGCCAACCACGCACCGGCAACACCGGCCGCCGCGGCCGTGCGTCGATGCCGAGCTGGGACGAGATCGTCTTCGGTGCTCGCACCGACGACGACCTGGCCTGA
- a CDS encoding winged helix DNA-binding domain-containing protein → MTRASRTDITRRRLHSQALTGALGSDPARVVDRMLALQAQDLRWAKWAVAVRAPGSTSAEVDDLIDSGRIVRSWPMRGTLHLVPAPDLRWMLDLTTPRLWAGQATRRRDLDLDEATIERARDIAIAALTGGRELSRNAFMDLLTRHGIDTAGQRGYHLIWHLAQSGTLCWGRQLDSQQMLVLLDEWVPESRRLDHDEALGEFLLRYLVGHGPAALTDFAWWSQLTMADAKTALAVAGPQLTALEVDGVTHLFPQTSDTGPVGRVPRGRGRDAVLALPGFDEHLLGYRDRSFAIEPENLTRVVPGRNGIFLPLLVRGGRVIGTWRRDWQPARITLEAGPFARLSPATDASTTRALHEYAAFLGRRVHVLPARDPADLGAADG, encoded by the coding sequence ATGACCCGCGCATCCCGCACCGACATCACCCGGCGTCGCCTGCACAGTCAGGCGCTGACCGGGGCGCTCGGCAGCGATCCGGCGCGCGTGGTCGACAGGATGCTCGCCCTGCAGGCCCAGGACCTGCGCTGGGCGAAGTGGGCAGTGGCCGTCCGCGCCCCCGGCAGCACGTCTGCCGAGGTGGACGACCTCATCGATTCCGGCCGGATCGTGCGGTCCTGGCCGATGCGCGGGACCCTGCACCTGGTGCCGGCGCCGGACCTGCGCTGGATGCTCGACCTCACGACGCCCCGGCTCTGGGCCGGCCAGGCGACGCGGCGCCGAGACCTCGACCTCGACGAGGCCACCATCGAGAGGGCCAGAGACATCGCGATCGCCGCACTGACCGGCGGGCGCGAACTCAGCCGGAACGCCTTCATGGATCTCCTGACCCGCCACGGCATCGACACCGCGGGTCAGCGCGGCTATCACCTGATCTGGCACCTGGCCCAGTCCGGCACCCTGTGCTGGGGACGCCAGCTCGACTCGCAACAGATGCTCGTGCTGCTGGATGAATGGGTGCCGGAGAGCAGACGGCTCGACCACGACGAGGCCCTCGGGGAATTCCTCCTGCGCTACCTGGTCGGCCACGGGCCTGCCGCACTGACCGACTTCGCCTGGTGGTCCCAACTCACCATGGCCGACGCGAAGACGGCGCTGGCCGTCGCCGGGCCGCAGCTGACCGCCCTCGAGGTCGACGGCGTGACCCACCTTTTCCCGCAGACCAGCGACACCGGACCCGTCGGCCGCGTGCCGCGTGGACGCGGTCGGGACGCCGTCCTCGCGCTACCCGGGTTCGACGAGCACCTGCTCGGCTACCGGGACCGCAGTTTCGCCATCGAGCCGGAGAACCTGACCCGCGTCGTCCCGGGAAGGAACGGAATCTTCCTCCCCCTCCTGGTCCGCGGCGGACGCGTTATCGGCACCTGGCGCCGAGACTGGCAGCCCGCCAGGATCACGCTCGAAGCCGGCCCCTTCGCCCGATTGTCCCCGGCCACGGATGCGAGCACCACCCGCGCCCTGCACGAATACGCGGCGTTCCTGGGCCGCCGCGTGCACGTCCTTCCAGCTCGCGACCCTGCCGACCTCGGAGCCGCCGACGGGTGA
- a CDS encoding FUSC family protein: MTVRITANLRVSRRIPLLQTLKTSVAVALAWIISQWLLPGELPIFAAMAAIFVVQPSVNQSLGRALERSLGVVGGVLVALGIGLLFGQSSWIVLSAIVLCILLAWALKLSPGSANQIPISAMLVLTLGAATPTYARDRIIETILGAAIAVIVNALIVPPVLLTPAHDAVTRLTLEVAATFDRVATALLSPQKYADLETLMIQARLLRPMLAKAERAISQAEESLTLNPRQARHREVLDADTDLYARLVPLVTRALGMTRALRDHYDDSLHLEPTVQAFAIELERAAHDLRLLTVPPESSTSAQAPPAAEPLALTAPLMIMTPHPQHWILIGALMEDLRRVREEITGE, from the coding sequence ATGACAGTGCGAATAACGGCCAACCTGCGAGTGTCCAGACGGATACCGCTTCTGCAGACCCTCAAGACGTCTGTCGCCGTTGCGCTGGCCTGGATCATCTCGCAGTGGCTGCTGCCGGGCGAGCTGCCGATCTTCGCGGCCATGGCGGCCATCTTCGTCGTGCAACCGAGTGTCAACCAGTCCCTCGGACGAGCGCTCGAACGCAGCCTCGGCGTGGTCGGAGGCGTGCTCGTGGCGCTCGGCATCGGACTGCTCTTCGGCCAATCGAGCTGGATCGTGCTCTCGGCCATCGTGCTCTGCATCCTGCTCGCCTGGGCGCTCAAGCTCTCCCCTGGCTCGGCCAACCAGATTCCGATCAGCGCGATGCTCGTGCTCACCCTCGGCGCCGCAACCCCCACCTACGCCAGGGACCGCATCATCGAGACGATCCTCGGCGCGGCGATCGCCGTCATCGTCAACGCCCTGATCGTGCCGCCGGTGCTGCTCACGCCGGCCCACGATGCCGTCACGAGGCTCACCCTCGAGGTAGCGGCGACGTTCGACCGCGTGGCGACCGCCCTGCTGAGCCCGCAGAAGTACGCGGACCTCGAGACCCTCATGATCCAGGCCCGGCTGCTGCGCCCCATGCTCGCCAAGGCCGAACGCGCCATCAGCCAGGCTGAGGAAAGTCTCACCCTCAATCCTCGCCAGGCCAGGCACCGGGAGGTGCTCGACGCCGACACCGATCTCTACGCCCGCCTCGTGCCGCTGGTGACCCGTGCCCTCGGCATGACCCGTGCGTTGCGCGACCACTATGACGATTCCCTACACCTCGAGCCCACCGTGCAGGCCTTCGCCATCGAGCTGGAGCGCGCCGCGCACGACCTGCGCCTCCTGACGGTGCCGCCGGAATCCTCCACATCGGCGCAGGCGCCGCCAGCGGCGGAACCGCTCGCGCTCACGGCGCCGCTGATGATCATGACCCCTCACCCGCAGCACTGGATCCTGATCGGCGCCCTCATGGAAGATCTGCGCCGCGTACGCGAGGAGATCACCGGCGAGTAG
- a CDS encoding TMEM175 family protein, translating into MSDDGGTGRRTSQDRRTVLSTRRLEAYTDGVFAIAATLLVLNLSVDGIGAVRTNAELVHQVSALAPSILNVVISFLLLGLLWLIHVRQFEFIPRVDTTIIWLNNLRLLAVVLVPFTTSLNDEFSRFLIGRTLLPVNFFLIVFFSTWQWFHASSPRRRLVQGASAEAVHNGRVNAASALAQALGVVLLATVFGSWAFLLFAVDPLVALVLRRIGVIKPTPDGVVVG; encoded by the coding sequence GTGAGCGACGACGGCGGCACCGGGCGCAGGACGAGTCAGGATCGGCGTACGGTGCTCTCCACCCGGCGACTGGAGGCTTACACCGACGGCGTCTTCGCCATCGCCGCGACCCTGCTCGTGTTGAATCTGTCCGTGGACGGGATCGGCGCCGTCCGGACCAACGCCGAACTCGTGCACCAGGTGTCGGCCCTGGCTCCCAGCATCCTCAATGTCGTGATCAGCTTCCTGCTGCTCGGTCTGCTCTGGCTCATCCACGTGCGCCAGTTCGAGTTCATCCCCCGGGTGGACACCACCATCATCTGGCTGAACAACCTGCGCTTGCTGGCCGTGGTGCTGGTGCCGTTCACCACGAGTCTCAACGACGAATTCAGCCGCTTCCTGATCGGACGCACCCTGCTGCCGGTCAACTTCTTCCTGATCGTGTTCTTCAGCACCTGGCAGTGGTTCCATGCCAGCTCGCCGCGCCGCCGGCTGGTGCAGGGCGCGTCAGCCGAGGCCGTGCACAACGGCCGGGTCAACGCCGCCAGCGCGCTCGCTCAAGCACTCGGAGTGGTGCTGCTCGCGACGGTGTTCGGTTCGTGGGCCTTCCTGCTGTTCGCCGTCGATCCTCTCGTAGCCCTGGTGCTGCGGCGGATCGGGGTCATCAAACCCACCCCCGACGGCGTCGTGGTCGGCTGA
- a CDS encoding YceI family protein — protein sequence MSDTDITTIPGYKAGTWTIDPTHSAVGFSIRHIMISKVKGTFETFEATFVTTENPLETSVTASATVASINTNEANRDGHLRTGDFFDAETYPTIDFVSTGVRVVKGDYLVDGNLTIKGITKPVTFDFDFGGFGGDPYGNYKFGATAKAEINREDFGLTYNAALETGGVLLGDKVTITLDLQGALQA from the coding sequence ATGAGCGACACTGACATCACCACCATCCCCGGTTACAAGGCCGGTACCTGGACCATCGACCCGACGCACAGCGCGGTCGGCTTCAGCATCCGCCACATCATGATCAGCAAGGTCAAGGGCACCTTCGAGACCTTCGAGGCCACCTTCGTCACCACCGAGAACCCCCTCGAGACCAGCGTCACGGCCTCCGCCACCGTCGCGTCCATCAACACCAACGAGGCCAACCGCGACGGCCACCTGCGCACCGGCGACTTCTTCGACGCCGAGACCTACCCGACCATCGACTTCGTGTCGACCGGCGTGCGCGTTGTCAAGGGCGACTACCTCGTCGACGGCAACCTGACCATCAAGGGCATCACCAAGCCCGTCACCTTCGACTTCGACTTCGGCGGCTTCGGCGGAGACCCCTACGGCAACTACAAGTTCGGTGCCACGGCGAAGGCCGAGATCAACCGTGAAGACTTCGGTCTGACCTACAACGCCGCCCTCGAGACCGGCGGCGTGCTGCTCGGCGACAAGGTGACCATCACCCTCGACCTGCAGGGTGCTCTCCAGGCGTAA
- a CDS encoding oxygenase MpaB family protein: MRQTPPAPAVTDRPALGIRDIAPESVLVLAGGRAILLQLANPAVGHGVARHSDFAARPLGRLSGTLAYVYAVTCGTPLDRAVAVRRVALAHRPVHSAGEQPAGAHSVDSPSAGTPAYNAFDPQLQLWVAATLYESATRMHDLVYGPLGDDDAESVYRDYGVLGTALQVPPGLWPEDRRAFAAYWRRATAELSTDATTRGVADRLLHPRAGPVWLRLAMPLARLMTTGLLKPEERALFALPWSAGRQRRYDALVGTVRLIYPRLPSRLRHAPMRHYLRAGRKLTG, translated from the coding sequence ATGAGGCAGACACCGCCCGCACCGGCCGTCACGGACCGGCCGGCCCTGGGCATCCGCGACATCGCCCCGGAGAGCGTGCTGGTCCTCGCCGGCGGGCGCGCGATCCTCTTGCAGCTAGCGAACCCCGCCGTCGGCCACGGCGTGGCCCGGCACAGCGATTTCGCCGCCAGGCCGCTAGGGCGTCTGAGCGGCACCTTGGCCTATGTGTATGCCGTCACCTGCGGGACTCCCCTCGACAGGGCCGTGGCCGTTCGCCGGGTCGCCCTCGCCCACCGGCCCGTGCACAGCGCCGGTGAACAGCCCGCCGGTGCACACAGCGTCGATTCACCCAGCGCCGGCACACCCGCCTACAACGCCTTCGACCCCCAACTGCAACTCTGGGTGGCGGCGACTCTCTACGAGTCCGCTACCCGCATGCACGACCTGGTTTACGGCCCGCTCGGCGACGACGACGCGGAGTCCGTCTATCGCGACTACGGCGTGCTCGGCACGGCCCTGCAGGTGCCGCCCGGCCTCTGGCCGGAAGACCGGCGGGCATTCGCCGCCTATTGGCGCCGGGCGACGGCCGAGCTCAGCACGGATGCGACGACGAGAGGCGTGGCCGACCGGCTGCTGCACCCGCGGGCCGGGCCGGTCTGGCTGCGCCTGGCCATGCCGCTCGCCCGGCTCATGACAACGGGGCTCCTGAAACCAGAGGAGCGTGCGCTGTTCGCGCTGCCCTGGTCAGCGGGCCGCCAACGCCGCTACGACGCTCTGGTCGGCACGGTGAGACTGATCTACCCTCGCCTGCCCAGCCGCCTGCGGCACGCGCCGATGCGGCACTACCTGCGGGCAGGGCGGAAGCTCACCGGCTAG
- the treZ gene encoding malto-oligosyltrehalose trehalohydrolase has product MTTDQTQPIDVWAPAAETVQLVTGTEPRTPAAMTRGDAGWWHGSLAGSPDGVDYGFIVDGDGPFPDPRSRRQPHGVHELSRSFDPAAHHWQDAAWTGRQLAGSTIYELHIGTFTPEGTLAAAAGRLDHLVALGVDFVELLPVNGFNGTHNWGYDGVLWYAVHEGYGGPAAYQAFVDACHAAGIGVIQDVVHNHLGPSGNYLPNVGPYLSDAEGNTWGASVNLDGQDSDEVRRYIIDSALMWLRDYHVDGLRLDAVHALKDHSAVHLLEQLATEVAVLSASVGRPLTLIAESDLNDPQLITPREANGYGLDAQWSDDFHHAVHVALTRETVGYYADFAPLGALAKVLTRGFFHDGTYSSFRGRHHGRPIDVERMPAWRLVVANQNHDQIGNRAIGDRLSAHLDTGQLGIAAALTLLSPFTPMLFMGEEWGARTPWQFFTSHPEPDLGLATAEGRIGEFARMGWDPAVVPDPQDPGTFERSKLDWTEQQRPASGRLLAFYQDLAALRRGLSDVTDPRLGRVAVSFDEAEGWLRLTRGDTEIVINLSTSAQWVPVLAEGVLLSFADNADAAPRLEPGRVLLPPHSVAVLA; this is encoded by the coding sequence GTGACGACAGATCAGACCCAGCCCATCGACGTATGGGCGCCGGCCGCCGAGACCGTGCAGCTGGTCACCGGAACCGAGCCCCGCACACCCGCCGCGATGACCCGCGGCGACGCCGGCTGGTGGCACGGCAGCCTGGCGGGCAGCCCGGATGGCGTCGACTACGGCTTCATCGTCGACGGCGACGGTCCGTTCCCCGACCCGCGCTCCCGCCGCCAGCCCCACGGCGTGCACGAGCTCTCGCGCAGCTTCGACCCGGCCGCGCACCACTGGCAGGATGCCGCGTGGACCGGCCGCCAGCTCGCCGGCTCCACGATCTACGAACTGCACATCGGCACCTTCACGCCGGAGGGCACCCTGGCCGCCGCAGCGGGCCGGCTCGACCACCTCGTCGCCCTCGGCGTCGACTTCGTCGAACTGCTTCCCGTCAACGGTTTCAACGGCACGCACAACTGGGGCTACGACGGCGTGCTCTGGTACGCCGTGCACGAGGGCTACGGCGGCCCGGCCGCCTACCAGGCCTTCGTCGACGCCTGCCATGCCGCAGGCATCGGCGTCATCCAGGACGTCGTGCACAACCACCTCGGACCCAGCGGCAACTACCTGCCCAACGTCGGCCCCTACCTCAGCGACGCCGAGGGCAACACCTGGGGCGCGTCCGTCAACCTCGACGGGCAGGACTCGGACGAGGTGCGTCGGTACATCATCGACAGCGCCCTGATGTGGCTGCGGGACTATCACGTCGACGGGCTCCGGCTGGATGCCGTGCACGCGCTCAAGGATCACTCCGCCGTACACCTGCTCGAGCAGCTTGCCACCGAGGTGGCCGTGCTCAGCGCCTCGGTCGGCCGGCCATTGACCCTCATCGCCGAATCCGACCTGAACGACCCGCAGCTGATCACACCGCGGGAGGCCAACGGGTACGGCCTCGACGCCCAGTGGAGCGACGACTTCCATCACGCCGTGCACGTCGCTCTCACCCGCGAGACCGTCGGTTACTACGCCGACTTCGCCCCACTCGGGGCCTTGGCCAAGGTGCTCACCCGCGGATTCTTCCACGACGGCACGTACTCCAGCTTCCGCGGACGCCACCACGGCCGCCCGATCGACGTCGAACGGATGCCGGCCTGGCGCCTGGTGGTCGCCAACCAGAACCACGACCAAATAGGCAACCGCGCCATCGGTGACCGGCTGAGCGCCCATCTGGACACCGGGCAGCTCGGGATCGCCGCCGCGCTGACCCTGCTGAGCCCCTTCACGCCGATGCTGTTCATGGGTGAGGAATGGGGCGCGCGCACTCCCTGGCAGTTCTTCACGTCGCACCCCGAACCCGATCTCGGCCTGGCCACGGCCGAAGGCCGCATCGGCGAGTTCGCCCGGATGGGGTGGGACCCGGCCGTCGTGCCCGACCCGCAGGACCCGGGCACCTTCGAGCGGTCCAAGCTGGACTGGACCGAACAGCAGCGCCCGGCTTCCGGCCGGCTCCTGGCCTTCTACCAGGACCTCGCGGCACTGCGCCGGGGGCTCTCCGATGTGACCGATCCGCGGTTGGGCCGGGTTGCCGTGTCCTTCGACGAGGCAGAGGGCTGGCTGCGGCTCACCCGCGGCGACACCGAGATCGTGATCAACCTGTCCACCTCCGCACAGTGGGTTCCCGTGCTGGCCGAGGGCGTGCTGCTGTCGTTCGCCGACAATGCCGACGCGGCGCCCCGGCTCGAACCCGGCCGGGTCCTGCTGCCGCCGCACTCCGTCGCGGTGCTCGCCTAG